The following coding sequences lie in one Pelobacter seleniigenes DSM 18267 genomic window:
- a CDS encoding RecQ family ATP-dependent DNA helicase, translating into MLSSESLFLDLETTLEGKIIKIGAVFQGQTFERQGKFDLKAALVELDQFGSAASHVLGHNLLGHDLPLLSALAPELSLLKKPVIDTLYLSPLAFPENPYHRLVKDYKLVRQSVNDPVADARLAAAIFSDQCDAFEQQYLQNPLLVEFYRYCFENSTNSATKWDGISDVFAAVGAKLLELEDAIQGVIKLTEGKVCKTALRAVCNQYIWDPEECATLAYCIAWLQVSGHNSVLPPWVRNNFRGTVSILRQLRDIPCEDTACDYCRTNHNPVSQLSRYFGFPAFRPVPEADDGSSLQESIVRYGMSDRPQLAILPTGGGKSLCYQLPALVRNHRRGTLTIVISPLQALMKDQVDNLMVKTGTPFAAALYGMLTAPERGQVLESVRLGDVAILYVSPEQLRNKSFRDVISQREIGCWVFDEAHCLSKWGHDFRTDYLYAARFIREFCQSQKIPLPPIACFTATAKKAVIEEITDYFRRELGHELKLFEGGVERSNLNFEVQTVTRAEKMGRVAELLQERLTADGAAVVYAATRKQTEAINEFLQVKGFSSAAFHAGLKPPIKKQIQEEFIVGNIQIIVATNAFGMGIDKENVRLVVHAEIPGSLENYIQEAGRAGRDQQAAECVLLYDEQDIETQFKMGGLSELSLRDIRQILRGLKLAKRNRDGEIVVTAGELLRSEVVETSFDSDDRLASTKVKTAVAWLERAGFLERNHNRTGVFQGRPVVKNLNEARQKIDLLNVSISTQQRWMAILQALINADPDEGLSADQLAELPEFTEPKDRSEGVSLQIADSQRILKTLNEMAEAGLIKRDLLLTAFVRYKIAQSSPQLLEQVCHLETALLKLLQEEEPDAEGWLQLSPRRVNQRLVDMGFVCVPEFLLKIIRSLSLDGKGLAGQRGSLDLVYISSEHYRVKLHRNWEVLIQTARVRSDLAKVLLDAIMAKIPEKTSAGKDILVEFSLDDLVLALKGDLFLAGQVKNELAAIERALMFLHEQDVIVLQQGLAVFRQAMTIKLLDTKKRYNKGDYTPLEQHYHERTFQVHVMNEYARLGAEKIKQALGLVAAYFSMEKRDFIARFFAGRKEVLDRATSQDSYRRIVDNLENPSQIAIVAAPEDENMLVLAGPGSGKTRVVVHRCAYLLRVIRVPPTSILILCFNRQAAATLRRRLWDLVDSDAVGVTILTYHGLAMRLTGTSFAERLVSRGEENIDFDELIDQAIRLLKGEENLPGLDEDSLRDRLLAGYRHILVDEYQDIDERQYELVSAIAGRTLDEDDDSKLTIMAVGDDDQNIYSFRGANVTFIRQFEHDYGARYHHLIENFRSTANIIAAGNALIAENKDRMKIEYPIRINKGRERLVAGGDWSHLDDVGKGRVQICAVADAFAQAKAIVGHLERLKRNNPALHWGECAVLSRNHEDLAPVRAALEYFTIPISYSGQNLSLPIGRVREIRLFFERLAPIKYEFRRAKDLEKLFIENLGTKVVASNPWWELLLLCLDEWHSETGNSELPVSQAIDYLWESLAEQKRDRFMERGVFLSTVHFAKGTEFEHVLLIDGHWDGRKNDLEEERRVYYVGMTRAKQTLSLYLRQDQKNPFIVSIKNKLTDNQLFCFSPGLPDVPFEILKRRYDLIGLRDLFIDYAGRQKSDTNINQTLSQLDTGMSVGLHEENGRIVIKTSNGIRVAVLSKHAYEFWHDNLHKIEKASVIAMIERLSEDGSDAAFKEKLCNERWEIPLIEIIWTDK; encoded by the coding sequence ATGTTAAGCTCTGAATCTTTGTTTCTCGACCTCGAAACTACCCTCGAAGGTAAAATCATCAAAATTGGGGCGGTATTTCAGGGTCAAACCTTTGAACGTCAGGGAAAATTTGATTTAAAAGCAGCGCTTGTCGAGCTGGATCAGTTCGGCAGTGCTGCGTCTCATGTCTTAGGTCACAACCTACTAGGGCATGATTTGCCGTTACTATCAGCCTTGGCCCCAGAATTATCGTTATTAAAAAAACCGGTTATTGATACCTTATACCTTTCCCCCCTTGCTTTTCCTGAAAACCCCTATCATCGGTTGGTTAAAGATTACAAGCTGGTTCGTCAATCGGTGAATGATCCGGTTGCCGATGCTCGCTTGGCGGCGGCTATTTTTTCCGATCAGTGTGACGCCTTTGAGCAACAATACCTGCAGAACCCTCTGCTGGTTGAGTTTTACCGTTATTGTTTTGAAAACTCTACAAATTCTGCGACCAAGTGGGATGGTATAAGTGATGTATTTGCTGCTGTTGGAGCCAAGCTCTTAGAGTTGGAAGATGCAATCCAAGGAGTTATCAAACTGACCGAAGGGAAAGTTTGCAAAACCGCTTTGCGGGCAGTCTGTAATCAATATATTTGGGATCCGGAAGAGTGCGCGACTTTGGCTTACTGTATTGCCTGGTTGCAGGTCAGTGGTCACAATTCAGTTTTACCACCTTGGGTGCGCAATAATTTCCGAGGTACGGTTTCTATTTTAAGGCAACTACGGGATATCCCCTGCGAAGACACTGCTTGTGATTATTGCCGAACTAATCATAATCCAGTGTCTCAATTGTCTCGTTATTTTGGTTTTCCAGCTTTTCGACCCGTACCGGAAGCAGATGATGGAAGCAGCTTGCAGGAGAGTATTGTCCGTTATGGTATGAGCGATCGACCTCAGTTGGCAATCCTGCCCACCGGTGGGGGAAAATCGCTCTGCTACCAATTGCCGGCACTCGTTCGTAACCATCGGCGGGGGACCTTGACGATAGTTATTTCTCCGCTTCAGGCTTTGATGAAAGATCAGGTTGATAACCTGATGGTTAAAACAGGCACTCCGTTTGCTGCCGCGTTATATGGCATGCTGACGGCCCCGGAAAGAGGGCAAGTGCTTGAGTCCGTTCGCTTGGGGGATGTCGCCATTCTTTACGTGTCTCCTGAACAGCTGCGCAATAAATCTTTTCGAGATGTTATCAGTCAGCGTGAAATCGGTTGCTGGGTGTTTGATGAAGCTCATTGCTTGTCGAAATGGGGTCACGATTTTCGAACCGATTATCTTTATGCCGCTCGTTTTATCCGTGAGTTTTGCCAATCCCAAAAGATTCCTCTGCCGCCGATTGCTTGCTTTACTGCAACGGCAAAAAAAGCGGTTATTGAAGAGATAACTGACTATTTTCGGCGTGAATTAGGGCATGAACTGAAGCTATTCGAAGGGGGTGTTGAGCGCAGCAATCTTAATTTTGAAGTTCAGACCGTGACTCGTGCGGAAAAAATGGGGCGGGTTGCCGAACTACTGCAAGAACGTTTGACCGCGGATGGGGCGGCTGTTGTTTATGCTGCAACGCGCAAACAAACTGAAGCAATCAACGAATTTCTGCAGGTCAAGGGATTTTCCAGTGCCGCTTTTCATGCTGGTCTGAAACCACCGATTAAAAAGCAAATACAAGAAGAGTTTATCGTTGGAAATATTCAGATCATTGTTGCGACCAATGCATTTGGCATGGGGATCGACAAGGAGAATGTCAGGCTTGTTGTCCATGCGGAGATTCCCGGTTCTTTGGAAAATTATATACAAGAGGCGGGCAGGGCAGGCCGTGACCAACAAGCGGCCGAATGTGTCCTGCTTTACGACGAGCAGGACATCGAAACCCAATTCAAGATGGGTGGTTTGTCTGAGCTAAGCCTGCGCGACATACGCCAGATCCTACGTGGGTTGAAATTAGCGAAGCGAAACCGCGACGGTGAAATCGTGGTAACCGCGGGTGAATTGTTACGTAGCGAGGTGGTTGAGACTAGTTTTGACTCGGATGACAGGCTGGCCTCGACAAAAGTGAAAACGGCTGTTGCCTGGTTGGAACGGGCGGGCTTTTTAGAGCGAAATCATAATAGGACAGGGGTATTTCAAGGCCGTCCTGTGGTGAAAAATCTCAATGAAGCTCGCCAGAAGATTGACCTGTTAAACGTTTCCATTTCAACCCAACAGCGTTGGATGGCTATTTTGCAAGCACTTATCAATGCCGATCCTGATGAAGGATTAAGTGCGGACCAATTGGCTGAATTGCCCGAGTTCACAGAGCCCAAAGATCGATCAGAGGGAGTCTCCCTGCAGATTGCAGATTCTCAACGGATACTGAAAACTCTTAATGAAATGGCTGAGGCAGGCTTGATTAAGCGAGATCTGCTTTTGACGGCTTTTGTTCGCTATAAAATAGCTCAGAGTTCTCCGCAGTTGCTTGAGCAGGTCTGCCATTTGGAAACGGCTTTGTTGAAATTATTGCAGGAAGAGGAACCTGACGCAGAGGGTTGGCTACAGTTGTCTCCGCGACGGGTTAATCAGCGTTTGGTCGATATGGGGTTTGTTTGTGTCCCCGAATTTTTGCTGAAAATCATTCGAAGCCTGAGTCTTGATGGTAAAGGTTTGGCTGGACAGCGGGGTAGTCTTGATCTTGTCTATATCAGTTCGGAACACTATCGCGTCAAGCTGCATCGAAACTGGGAGGTATTGATTCAAACTGCTCGGGTTCGATCGGATCTTGCCAAGGTTTTGTTGGATGCGATTATGGCCAAAATTCCTGAAAAAACCTCAGCTGGAAAAGATATTCTGGTCGAATTTTCCTTGGATGATCTGGTTTTAGCACTGAAGGGGGATTTGTTTTTGGCGGGGCAAGTGAAAAACGAGCTAGCAGCCATTGAACGGGCCTTGATGTTTTTGCATGAGCAGGACGTTATTGTTTTGCAACAAGGGTTGGCCGTTTTTCGTCAAGCGATGACGATCAAACTGTTGGATACCAAAAAGCGCTATAACAAAGGAGATTACACGCCGCTGGAACAACATTATCATGAACGAACTTTTCAGGTGCATGTGATGAACGAATACGCGCGCCTGGGAGCCGAAAAAATTAAACAGGCATTGGGATTGGTTGCCGCTTATTTCTCAATGGAAAAGCGTGATTTTATTGCCAGGTTCTTTGCTGGCCGTAAAGAAGTTTTGGATCGAGCGACCAGCCAGGATTCCTATCGGCGCATCGTTGACAACCTGGAAAATCCATCGCAAATAGCTATCGTGGCAGCTCCTGAAGACGAAAACATGCTGGTGCTGGCGGGGCCTGGTTCGGGTAAGACGCGGGTTGTTGTACATCGTTGTGCATATCTTTTGCGGGTCATCAGGGTTCCTCCGACCAGCATTCTAATTTTGTGCTTCAACCGTCAGGCGGCGGCAACTCTTCGCAGGCGGTTGTGGGATCTTGTTGACAGTGATGCCGTGGGGGTAACGATTCTTACCTATCATGGCTTAGCGATGCGTTTGACCGGGACCTCCTTTGCTGAACGATTGGTCAGTCGTGGGGAAGAGAATATCGATTTTGATGAGTTGATCGATCAAGCGATAAGGCTGCTTAAAGGTGAAGAGAATCTTCCCGGTTTGGATGAAGACTCTTTGCGGGATAGGTTGCTTGCTGGGTATCGCCATATTTTGGTCGATGAATATCAGGATATCGATGAACGTCAATATGAGCTAGTCTCTGCCATCGCCGGACGGACATTGGATGAAGATGATGACAGCAAATTAACCATTATGGCTGTCGGTGACGATGATCAGAATATTTATTCCTTTCGTGGGGCTAACGTTACTTTTATTCGTCAATTTGAACATGACTACGGGGCGAGATATCATCATTTGATCGAAAACTTTCGCTCGACGGCCAACATCATTGCTGCAGGCAATGCGTTGATTGCTGAAAACAAAGATCGGATGAAGATTGAGTATCCGATCAGAATCAACAAAGGGCGCGAGCGTCTTGTTGCTGGCGGGGATTGGAGTCATTTGGACGATGTCGGTAAGGGGCGGGTTCAAATCTGTGCGGTAGCTGATGCTTTTGCACAGGCGAAGGCAATCGTCGGACACCTCGAACGTTTAAAGAGGAACAATCCAGCGTTACACTGGGGTGAATGTGCTGTTTTATCTCGAAATCATGAAGATTTAGCTCCGGTGCGAGCTGCTCTTGAATATTTCACAATACCTATTTCTTATAGTGGGCAGAATTTGTCCTTGCCCATTGGGCGTGTTCGCGAAATCAGATTGTTCTTCGAGCGGTTAGCGCCGATTAAATATGAATTTAGACGTGCAAAGGATTTAGAAAAATTATTTATTGAGAACCTTGGAACAAAGGTGGTTGCGTCAAATCCTTGGTGGGAATTACTTCTGCTATGTCTCGATGAATGGCATAGCGAAACAGGAAACTCTGAATTGCCGGTATCGCAAGCTATCGATTACCTTTGGGAGTCTTTAGCTGAGCAAAAGCGGGATCGATTTATGGAACGAGGTGTGTTTCTGAGCACTGTCCATTTCGCCAAGGGAACAGAATTCGAGCATGTTTTATTGATAGATGGTCATTGGGATGGACGGAAGAACGATTTAGAGGAAGAACGACGGGTTTATTACGTTGGCATGACTAGAGCAAAGCAGACATTGTCGTTGTATTTGCGTCAGGATCAGAAAAATCCTTTTATAGTGTCGATAAAGAATAAATTAACTGATAATCAACTTTTTTGTTTTAGCCCTGGGCTGCCAGATGTTCCTTTTGAAATTCTCAAGCGGCGTTATGATTTAATTGGATTGAGGGATTTGTTTATTGATTATGCCGGCCGCCAAAAATCTGATACCAACATCAATCAGACGCTATCCCAGTTAGATACGGGAATGTCAGTTGGTCTGCATGAGGAAAATGGCAGGATTGTAATAAAAACAAGTAATGGGATCCGCGTGGCGGTATTGTCGAAGCATGCTTATGAATTCTGGCATGACAACTTACATAAGATCGAAAAAGCGTCTGTGATTGCTATGATTGAACGCCTGTCAGAGGATGGCAGTGATGCCGCGTTTAAGGAAAAACTGTGCAATGAACGTTGGGAAATACCTCTGATTGAAATAATCTGGACTGACAAGTAG
- a CDS encoding DUF4124 domain-containing protein has protein sequence MNIFIKILLCSFPIVLAGLIFWPTIKDNIPLTYRSATFDESRLATAIVPAAQREVKAQTAKPTVQRSVPAKAAPQKQSGIYRWVDENGHVVYSDRPDSADAVAHTPKPIGYLSASGTPHNTQTVASFSAPVQTTTVVQIAQADRQDFTFSTLSASQKYGYVLLTGRISDGFACKRLQVTVVARKDTGRRVRGYDVVSYNGFGSALYEVKIPSSWNGKGRRPQWETAEVRAQCKSL, from the coding sequence GTGAATATCTTCATCAAAATACTCCTCTGTAGTTTCCCAATCGTCCTGGCAGGCCTCATCTTTTGGCCGACTATCAAAGACAATATTCCACTGACCTACCGTTCAGCGACCTTTGACGAATCCAGGCTGGCAACAGCGATTGTCCCTGCGGCCCAGCGGGAAGTTAAGGCACAAACGGCTAAGCCGACAGTTCAACGCTCAGTACCGGCCAAAGCTGCACCGCAAAAGCAATCCGGAATTTATCGCTGGGTCGATGAAAACGGGCACGTGGTTTATTCGGATCGGCCTGATAGCGCAGATGCCGTTGCTCATACCCCCAAGCCGATCGGCTATCTCTCTGCTAGCGGAACTCCTCATAACACCCAAACCGTTGCTTCTTTCTCTGCCCCGGTACAAACCACGACTGTCGTACAAATCGCCCAAGCGGACCGACAGGATTTTACCTTCTCAACCCTCAGTGCCAGCCAGAAATACGGATATGTCCTGCTGACTGGACGAATCTCTGACGGTTTCGCCTGCAAACGACTGCAAGTCACAGTTGTTGCGAGAAAGGACACTGGCCGCCGGGTAAGGGGATACGATGTGGTCAGCTATAACGGTTTTGGCTCGGCGTTGTATGAGGTCAAGATCCCGTCTTCCTGGAATGGTAAAGGCCGTCGGCCACAATGGGAGACTGCTGAGGTTCGGGCGCAGTGTAAGTCTCTGTAG